The following proteins are encoded in a genomic region of Synechococcus sp. ROS8604:
- a CDS encoding transposase: protein MARQPRFLPAGHSFHITLRCNSRQFLIAKGLRRDVLLAVLPKAKQKVPHCLYAVCLMANHLHLLLRPDDASKLPKLMHWIGWYSAMALNRLSGRCGHFWEARYYATAIAPKDHRRVLNTLRYIHANPKAAGIRKGFYDPCSNYGHYGRLECDGISEWHPSFLQLASSLKGCSRRYARFCQYYRHKGKGGSRCHWGSKMLKRLVEKGRSSQSRKNRVSPGQQKLPFAFDIRLNQIPEEWHQVAVRFRRANGIRDGDTRMML from the coding sequence ATGGCACGTCAACCGCGCTTTCTACCAGCAGGTCATTCCTTTCACATCACACTCAGGTGTAATAGCCGTCAGTTTTTGATCGCCAAAGGATTGAGACGTGATGTTCTGTTAGCTGTGCTCCCTAAGGCCAAGCAGAAGGTGCCTCATTGCTTGTATGCGGTGTGTCTGATGGCTAATCACCTGCATCTGCTTCTGCGTCCTGATGATGCATCAAAGCTGCCAAAGCTGATGCATTGGATTGGCTGGTACTCAGCCATGGCACTCAATCGTTTGTCGGGTCGTTGCGGGCATTTCTGGGAAGCCAGGTATTACGCCACTGCGATTGCACCAAAAGATCACAGACGAGTGCTGAATACATTGCGCTACATCCACGCTAATCCAAAGGCAGCAGGAATCAGGAAAGGGTTTTATGACCCCTGTTCCAATTACGGGCATTACGGAAGATTGGAGTGTGATGGCATCAGTGAGTGGCACCCCAGCTTTCTGCAATTGGCATCAAGCCTAAAAGGCTGTTCCAGGCGATATGCACGGTTCTGCCAGTACTACCGACACAAAGGAAAAGGCGGTTCTAGGTGCCATTGGGGCTCAAAAATGCTGAAACGACTGGTAGAAAAAGGCAGAAGCAGCCAAAGCAGGAAGAACCGGGTCTCACCAGGACAGCAGAAATTACCCTTTGCATTTGACATTCGCCTTAATCAAATTCCAGAGGAGTGGCATCAAGTTGC
- a CDS encoding PqqD family protein, with product MVSSTKRFKQHHQAVCTELDGDVALFQSNTCDYLVLNETGSAIWNALKTQPTLPELCKYLEEEYEVTPDECKSAIETWLEAALDKKVIAVVDD from the coding sequence ATGGTAAGTAGCACCAAACGCTTTAAGCAGCATCACCAAGCTGTCTGTACTGAACTCGATGGCGATGTAGCTTTATTTCAAAGCAATACCTGCGACTATCTTGTTCTTAACGAGACAGGCTCAGCCATTTGGAATGCACTCAAGACTCAGCCAACACTGCCTGAACTTTGCAAGTATTTGGAGGAGGAATATGAAGTCACTCCAGATGAATGCAAGTCCGCTATCGAAACTTGGCTGGAAGCGGCATTAGATAAAAAAGTGATTGCCGTGGTTGATGATTAA
- a CDS encoding sulfotransferase domain-containing protein → MRLAGDNPEEELNLNQDIETGAIASSRLWLDDQLGINSCDLSFSELDPMRGRAGASAWLFAEGERFHKVHDAFKSPDSRGRPVVSTTGCSGVVYILRHPEDVAVSLSHFFSWPLDRCVDSLLDPNAALVPGERFGGHQVRQHMGRWDQHVRSWADQTQLPVLIMRYEDMLAKGSETFTKLATFLGLPNDAHLIDQALENTSIDRLKKLEEDVNGFAEKPAGCERFFRSGRTGEGAQQLSIEQRKRLAKGLSDVMNRFEYEGPEVD, encoded by the coding sequence ATGAGGCTGGCAGGAGACAATCCTGAAGAAGAATTAAATCTTAATCAAGATATTGAAACTGGAGCGATTGCCTCATCAAGACTTTGGCTGGACGATCAATTAGGAATTAATAGTTGTGATCTCAGTTTTAGCGAACTCGATCCCATGCGCGGACGTGCTGGTGCGAGTGCATGGCTATTCGCAGAAGGAGAGCGATTTCATAAAGTGCATGATGCATTTAAATCTCCTGATTCGCGTGGGCGCCCGGTGGTGAGTACAACAGGTTGCTCTGGTGTTGTTTATATCCTGCGCCACCCGGAAGATGTGGCTGTATCACTTAGTCACTTCTTCTCATGGCCGCTGGATCGATGCGTTGATTCCCTACTGGATCCCAATGCAGCGCTGGTGCCAGGGGAACGCTTTGGCGGCCATCAAGTACGACAACACATGGGCCGCTGGGATCAACATGTGCGCTCATGGGCTGATCAAACTCAGCTTCCAGTCTTGATCATGCGCTATGAGGATATGTTGGCAAAAGGATCAGAAACATTCACTAAATTAGCAACCTTTTTGGGCCTCCCGAATGACGCTCATCTAATTGATCAAGCACTGGAAAATACCTCCATCGATCGACTCAAGAAGCTGGAGGAAGATGTTAATGGCTTTGCAGAAAAGCCTGCCGGTTGTGAACGCTTCTTTCGCTCAGGGCGCACAGGAGAAGGAGCACAACAGCTTTCAATTGAGCAGCGAAAGCGACTCGCTAAGGGATTGTCTGACGTGATGAATCGCTTTGAATATGAGGGTCCAGAAGTTGACTGA
- a CDS encoding DUF3854 domain-containing protein: MPKLRKDHVEYLRKRGVKTELPENNYFSDGCHLGIRYLDPEGKPYIDSNGDDYIVRRLFPTGKPKFKAPKGSGSRPYFSPLMPEGYLDNINTPLVFIEGPVKVDSCFEHIPTGFCFVGLTGTWNTKDCRDEKGNWDPDNDTHLLPELKTIPMRGRKVIILFDSDIEDNISVDDAATDIGNWTRKRGAKPHRCTLPSEPNGAKNGADDFLVRHGAEALQEHLDAAEVEGWPLPAPLLQHDGELKRSYTPAERKRLVKALAEVSDVQTVDDTCRVLATKLRIPFSQLLADIDDCRAGTTENGFLGSAEDLEGDDDIDSSWVIPFLLPKEETIVISADPGTGKSLLCYSIAHAVATGSDFLGFPIAKGVPLILQLEEGGTFSRRVKAIGMAKSEFHPGLEVGKDWFFSKTFDLAKGRHVEQLKLLIRNNVDLVIVDSARAVARSLSVDENHADFGKLVIRKIAKFINDCGKSGIIIHHNNGGGKASGTKDTPAGVWGLFNLKQVEGEEELRTLQTDKKRETGILWQLRVQRTELIDGLPNGWAWTLDSDLSHMAPDQSWRTKFQNLLKLQEKPIGLRDAEQLMGLSSDEGNTLRSSVGRDTACRRWLVQKPRQGVAGLYFMPHEFRNSFQQKPQKEKGVQTRERHPLIKEEEMLEVGEEGSSPLLPELLTTLPMCIQPSTAEGNDFQQNTPDLSGVSLSPHSLNDHTDAFWKIVKDSPGLLPVQIANKFQHVTKRTISGAQAKALIAEGPPVYEFDDDEEI, from the coding sequence ATGCCAAAGCTCCGAAAAGATCACGTCGAATACCTGAGAAAAAGAGGAGTCAAAACAGAGCTGCCTGAAAACAATTATTTCAGTGATGGCTGCCATCTTGGTATTCGCTACCTCGACCCTGAGGGCAAGCCATACATAGACAGCAACGGCGATGATTACATCGTCAGACGTTTGTTCCCTACAGGTAAGCCCAAATTCAAAGCGCCAAAAGGAAGTGGTTCGCGACCTTATTTCAGCCCGTTGATGCCAGAGGGTTACCTCGACAACATCAACACCCCGCTGGTATTTATTGAGGGTCCAGTCAAGGTTGATAGTTGCTTCGAGCACATCCCAACAGGGTTCTGCTTTGTCGGTCTGACAGGCACTTGGAACACCAAAGATTGCCGTGACGAAAAGGGCAATTGGGATCCAGACAATGACACCCATCTTTTGCCTGAACTAAAGACGATTCCGATGCGTGGTCGCAAGGTCATCATCCTTTTTGACTCCGACATTGAAGACAACATCAGTGTTGATGATGCCGCCACAGATATTGGCAATTGGACCCGTAAGCGTGGAGCAAAACCACACCGCTGCACGCTCCCTAGCGAGCCAAACGGTGCCAAGAATGGCGCCGATGATTTCCTGGTAAGACATGGAGCAGAAGCTCTTCAGGAGCACTTAGATGCTGCAGAGGTCGAAGGATGGCCATTGCCAGCGCCTTTGCTGCAACACGATGGTGAATTGAAGCGCAGCTACACCCCAGCTGAGCGCAAACGTCTGGTGAAGGCATTAGCTGAAGTAAGTGATGTTCAGACCGTTGATGACACCTGCAGGGTGCTTGCAACCAAGCTGCGGATTCCATTCAGTCAGCTTCTGGCTGACATCGATGATTGCCGCGCTGGAACCACTGAAAACGGATTCCTTGGGAGTGCAGAAGACCTCGAAGGCGATGACGACATCGACAGCAGTTGGGTCATCCCATTCCTGCTGCCAAAGGAAGAAACCATTGTTATCAGTGCTGACCCGGGTACAGGCAAATCACTGCTCTGTTATTCCATTGCTCATGCTGTAGCAACAGGTTCTGACTTCCTTGGCTTCCCAATTGCCAAAGGTGTCCCGTTAATCCTTCAGTTGGAGGAAGGTGGCACTTTCAGCCGTCGCGTCAAAGCGATTGGCATGGCAAAAAGTGAATTCCATCCTGGGCTAGAGGTTGGAAAGGATTGGTTTTTTAGCAAGACCTTTGATCTTGCAAAGGGGCGTCACGTTGAACAGCTGAAGCTCCTCATCCGCAACAACGTTGATCTGGTGATTGTTGACTCTGCTCGCGCTGTCGCACGCAGCCTGAGCGTTGATGAAAATCACGCTGATTTCGGAAAGCTGGTGATTCGCAAGATTGCCAAGTTCATCAATGATTGCGGCAAGTCTGGAATCATCATTCACCACAACAATGGTGGAGGTAAAGCAAGCGGAACAAAAGACACCCCTGCAGGTGTGTGGGGTCTGTTCAATCTCAAGCAGGTAGAGGGAGAGGAGGAGCTACGGACTCTTCAGACCGACAAGAAGCGTGAAACAGGCATCCTTTGGCAATTACGAGTTCAAAGGACTGAGCTGATTGATGGGCTGCCAAACGGTTGGGCTTGGACTCTTGATTCCGATCTGAGTCACATGGCTCCAGACCAAAGCTGGCGGACCAAGTTTCAAAACCTTTTGAAGCTGCAAGAGAAGCCCATCGGGCTTCGTGATGCAGAACAGTTGATGGGGCTTTCTTCTGATGAAGGAAACACCCTCAGAAGCTCTGTCGGTCGTGACACTGCTTGCCGTCGATGGTTAGTTCAAAAGCCACGCCAAGGGGTTGCTGGTCTGTACTTCATGCCGCATGAGTTCAGAAATAGCTTCCAACAAAAGCCACAAAAAGAGAAAGGGGTTCAAACAAGAGAGAGACACCCCCTAATAAAAGAGGAAGAAATGTTGGAAGTAGGTGAAGAAGGTAGTTCACCACTACTTCCTGAACTTCTAACAACACTTCCAATGTGCATCCAACCTTCAACAGCTGAAGGCAATGACTTCCAACAAAACACCCCAGACCTTTCCGGGGTGTCTCTCTCTCCCCACTCCTTGAACGATCACACCGATGCCTTCTGGAAAATCGTCAAAGACAGCCCTGGTTTGTTGCCTGTTCAGATCGCCAACAAGTTTCAACACGTCACCAAGCGCACCATCTCCGGCGCACAAGCCAAGGCATTAATTGCCGAAGGTCCACCCGTCTACGAGTTCGACGATGACGAAGAAATCTGA
- a CDS encoding PAS domain S-box protein — protein sequence MSQSWTPGAVDALRQQHNLPFVRTDEQGQVVEFNDRFRLIYGWDDGLVGQTIGMILPASFRELHHAGFSRFKLTEISKLVNHPLELATICRDGAEIRSEHFIVAERSDDGGWSFAATLRPLEGPHAC from the coding sequence ATGTCACAGTCCTGGACGCCAGGTGCTGTCGATGCGTTGAGGCAGCAACACAATCTCCCTTTCGTCCGAACGGATGAGCAGGGGCAGGTGGTTGAGTTCAACGACCGCTTTCGTCTGATTTACGGCTGGGACGATGGCTTAGTTGGTCAAACCATTGGGATGATTCTGCCAGCGTCCTTTCGTGAGCTCCATCACGCTGGATTCTCTCGTTTTAAGCTCACAGAGATATCAAAGCTTGTTAATCACCCTCTTGAGTTGGCGACGATTTGTCGTGATGGAGCTGAAATTCGTAGTGAACATTTCATTGTTGCTGAGCGTAGTGATGATGGTGGATGGAGTTTTGCAGCAACGCTGAGGCCCCTGGAAGGACCCCATGCTTGCTGA
- a CDS encoding cell wall metabolism sensor histidine kinase WalK: MLAENSSSGSADSGSLIQQMSQSLGLLRVAFDSTGEAMLIVDESSAVRWANQQAADLWGGGITLQMVGRPLSALLQFHHLDRSPIGDQEPTHPLQKAVSAEGRNSYLIQALSEPGLDQSQLITRLVSWRQIIQMNQSFVLLIFRDLEPLEKALARQRQFIDKLAHELRTPLAIITGNLRRMKRKEHLSGKNLQSLSDATAETHRMASLVDNLLLLSELDADCRRWTLQIDDLRIYVDQWAAKLNPESRECLQTIVANENDEYQVQLDQDAFHLILDNLLDNSRRFCRSRLLIQIRLIKNPSHVELQFIDNGPGMQNDDNYDAAFERFVRIEEHRKADMTDGGGLGLPLVKSLMEGMGGSASCMSFQEFTGSISQGLVVTLRFPCPRSSVGVKSFL, from the coding sequence ATGCTTGCTGAAAACAGCTCTTCTGGGTCAGCAGATTCTGGATCTCTGATCCAGCAGATGAGTCAGTCGCTCGGACTGCTGAGAGTTGCCTTTGATTCCACGGGTGAAGCGATGTTGATCGTGGATGAATCCTCTGCAGTGCGCTGGGCTAATCAGCAAGCTGCAGATCTCTGGGGAGGAGGAATCACATTGCAGATGGTTGGACGGCCTCTTTCCGCTTTGCTGCAGTTCCACCATCTTGATCGAAGCCCCATTGGGGATCAAGAGCCAACTCACCCTTTACAAAAAGCCGTTTCAGCTGAAGGTCGTAATTCTTATCTAATACAAGCACTTTCTGAGCCTGGTCTCGATCAGTCGCAACTAATTACTCGCTTGGTGAGTTGGCGTCAGATTATTCAGATGAACCAGAGCTTTGTTTTGTTGATTTTTCGTGATCTTGAGCCCTTAGAGAAAGCTTTGGCAAGACAACGGCAATTTATCGATAAGCTTGCTCATGAGTTAAGAACTCCGCTTGCGATTATTACCGGAAATTTGCGTCGGATGAAGCGTAAAGAGCATCTGTCTGGGAAAAATCTCCAATCCTTATCCGATGCCACCGCAGAGACACATCGTATGGCAAGTCTTGTTGATAATCTTTTGTTGCTTTCGGAGTTAGATGCTGACTGCCGCCGTTGGACGTTGCAAATAGATGATTTGCGAATTTACGTTGATCAATGGGCTGCTAAGCTGAATCCTGAATCAAGAGAATGTCTACAGACGATTGTTGCTAATGAAAATGATGAATATCAGGTTCAGCTTGACCAAGATGCTTTTCATCTGATTCTCGATAACCTTCTCGATAACAGCCGTCGGTTTTGTCGTTCTCGGCTGTTGATCCAGATACGCTTAATCAAGAATCCATCACACGTTGAGCTGCAATTTATAGACAATGGACCTGGGATGCAAAATGATGACAATTACGATGCCGCCTTTGAGAGGTTCGTCCGTATTGAGGAGCATCGAAAGGCTGATATGACCGATGGAGGTGGACTTGGACTCCCATTGGTGAAAAGTTTGATGGAAGGAATGGGTGGGTCAGCAAGTTGTATGTCGTTTCAAGAATTCACAGGCTCGATCAGTCAGGGTCTCGTTGTGACATTGCGATTCCCATGCCCTAGGTCGTCTGTTGGAGTAAAGAGCTTTCTTTAA
- a CDS encoding response regulator transcription factor, whose protein sequence is MVSGAGTSYRETMKCVAIVDDDPRLRELIRDELIDEGVDPVVCSDGEALLELLDQRQIDLILLDWMMPNMNGMTCLQQLRDRSNAVPVLVVTAFNEDNKRSEAKALGASDFILKPDLFELLPELLARYL, encoded by the coding sequence GTGGTTTCAGGCGCAGGCACCTCTTATCGAGAAACGATGAAATGCGTCGCCATTGTTGATGATGATCCGCGGTTACGTGAATTAATTCGAGACGAATTAATCGATGAGGGCGTTGATCCTGTGGTTTGTTCAGACGGAGAAGCCTTGTTGGAGCTATTGGATCAACGTCAAATTGACTTGATTTTGCTCGACTGGATGATGCCAAACATGAATGGAATGACCTGCCTGCAACAGTTACGGGACCGCTCCAATGCTGTGCCGGTTCTAGTCGTCACTGCTTTCAATGAAGACAATAAACGCAGCGAAGCCAAGGCCCTAGGTGCTAGTGACTTTATTCTTAAACCAGACTTATTCGAACTTTTGCCTGAATTACTCGCGCGTTATCTTTAA
- a CDS encoding gamma carbonic anhydrase family protein, with protein sequence MTELGMNNPWPQPSIASDAWIAPGAVLMADVTVSSGASIWPTAVVRGDMAAIHIGARSNVQEGAVLHGDPNFPVQIAENVTIGHRAVVHGALLEAGCLIGIGAVVLNGVTVGRGALVAAGSVVTKDVPAQTFVAGVPAKVKRELSQEEIEDQWHHADHYAELAAQWSQLLQNQTDCPLLIPASPDCP encoded by the coding sequence ATGACCGAGTTGGGAATGAACAACCCATGGCCCCAACCCAGCATCGCTTCGGATGCCTGGATTGCACCTGGAGCGGTGCTGATGGCCGATGTGACTGTGAGTTCAGGAGCAAGCATTTGGCCAACCGCCGTTGTCCGTGGAGACATGGCAGCCATTCATATCGGTGCTCGTAGCAATGTTCAGGAGGGAGCTGTTCTGCATGGCGATCCGAATTTTCCTGTTCAAATTGCCGAAAACGTGACGATTGGACATCGAGCCGTTGTTCATGGCGCCTTGCTGGAGGCTGGTTGTTTGATTGGTATCGGTGCCGTTGTCCTCAATGGCGTCACCGTTGGGCGTGGGGCTCTTGTTGCAGCCGGGTCTGTGGTCACGAAAGATGTTCCAGCCCAAACCTTTGTGGCGGGTGTGCCTGCCAAGGTGAAACGTGAGCTGAGTCAGGAGGAGATCGAAGATCAGTGGCACCACGCAGATCACTACGCCGAACTGGCTGCGCAGTGGTCTCAATTGCTGCAAAACCAAACGGACTGCCCACTGTTGATCCCGGCTTCTCCCGACTGTCCTTAA
- a CDS encoding photosystem II protein Y: protein MDLRLVLVASPILLALAWAGFNIGRAAVGQLQLMIKRSRA from the coding sequence ATGGACCTTCGGCTTGTGCTCGTGGCTTCTCCGATCCTTCTGGCACTTGCCTGGGCTGGGTTCAACATTGGTCGTGCTGCCGTTGGTCAGCTCCAGCTGATGATCAAACGAAGCCGCGCTTGA
- the trmFO gene encoding FADH(2)-oxidizing methylenetetrahydrofolate--tRNA-(uracil(54)-C(5))-methyltransferase TrmFO: MSEQSSVVVIGAGLAGTEAAWQVAKAGVPVTLWEMRPYKRSPAHHSSEFAELVCSNSFGALSSDRAAGLLQEELRRLGSLVIQTADHHSVPAGGALAVDRGRYSAALTSALDAHSLVTIRREEQLALPDPDQITVLATGPLTSEALADDLRAFTGRDDCHFFDAASPIVEGESIDMTKAFRASRYDKGDADYINCPMDRDQFLAFRTALLEAEQAELKDFDQSSATFFEGCLPIEELARRGEDTMRYGPLKPIGLWDPRWGDVNDRDVRRAKRAYAVVQLRQEDKDGRLWNLVGFQTNLKWGEQKRVLRLIPGLEQADFVRFGVMHRNTFLEAPELLDPTLQFRRRLHLLAAGQITGTEGYAAAVAGGWLAGTNAARLVQGQEPIQLPHTTMIGALTHFISEAPSGKFQPMPPNFGLMPELQERIRDKRARYGAYRDRALADLQSTIEESQVAHAACPA; this comes from the coding sequence TTGAGCGAACAGTCTTCGGTTGTTGTGATTGGTGCTGGCCTTGCTGGTACGGAAGCTGCTTGGCAGGTCGCAAAAGCAGGCGTTCCCGTCACGCTCTGGGAGATGCGCCCTTACAAGCGCTCTCCTGCTCATCACAGCTCTGAGTTTGCAGAGCTTGTTTGCAGCAACAGCTTCGGCGCTCTTAGCAGTGATCGTGCAGCAGGGTTGTTGCAGGAAGAATTAAGACGTCTTGGATCCTTGGTTATCCAAACGGCAGACCATCATTCCGTCCCCGCCGGCGGTGCTCTTGCTGTTGATCGTGGTCGCTACAGCGCAGCACTCACCTCTGCTTTAGACGCCCATTCTTTGGTCACGATTCGTCGAGAAGAGCAGTTAGCGCTGCCGGATCCTGATCAGATCACCGTTCTGGCCACAGGTCCGCTTACGAGTGAGGCACTGGCTGATGATCTACGTGCTTTCACGGGCCGAGATGATTGCCATTTTTTCGATGCGGCGAGTCCGATCGTTGAAGGGGAAAGCATCGATATGACCAAGGCCTTTCGTGCCAGTCGTTACGACAAGGGCGATGCCGATTACATCAATTGTCCGATGGATCGAGACCAGTTTTTGGCGTTTCGAACGGCTCTTTTGGAGGCCGAACAAGCCGAACTCAAGGACTTTGATCAGAGCAGTGCCACTTTTTTTGAGGGCTGTTTGCCCATTGAAGAGTTGGCCCGTCGTGGCGAGGACACGATGCGGTACGGACCTCTCAAGCCAATCGGGTTATGGGATCCGCGCTGGGGGGATGTGAATGACCGGGATGTACGCCGTGCCAAACGGGCCTATGCCGTTGTGCAATTGCGACAGGAAGACAAGGACGGCCGACTCTGGAATCTGGTGGGCTTCCAGACCAATCTCAAGTGGGGGGAACAGAAACGTGTGCTGCGTCTCATTCCAGGCCTGGAGCAGGCCGATTTCGTGCGTTTTGGCGTGATGCATCGCAACACCTTTTTGGAGGCACCAGAACTGTTGGATCCGACCCTCCAGTTCCGACGCAGACTTCATCTGCTAGCCGCTGGCCAAATCACGGGAACTGAGGGGTATGCAGCTGCTGTTGCAGGAGGCTGGTTGGCTGGCACCAATGCAGCACGGCTGGTTCAGGGTCAAGAACCGATTCAGTTGCCGCACACCACGATGATCGGAGCACTCACCCATTTCATCAGTGAGGCACCATCGGGCAAATTCCAGCCCATGCCCCCAAATTTCGGCTTGATGCCTGAGCTTCAGGAGCGCATCAGAGATAAGCGCGCCCGTTATGGCGCTTACCGCGATAGAGCCTTGGCGGATCTTCAAAGCACCATCGAAGAGAGCCAGGTTGCCCATGCCGCTTGCCCCGCTTAA
- a CDS encoding cation transporter, with amino-acid sequence MPLAPLKARQIERRSLRIGVYASACMAVAGVCVHVLSGSYALLLDGLYSAVMVGSGLVASRISRNVVRPPDRAYPYGYDGQEALYVLFRSLVLIGVLSFAAMSGLSTLIDYASGRAIAVVTLGPVALYSTSMVAICWGLAWRHHHDWIRSGRQSQLLLMEAKAAKMDALISGLTGIALLGSPLLKGTPLAAISPITDSLLVLVVSLVILKDPLQSFLNALGQAAGASAETEVVRSTRLALEDLLAGLSCWLLDLTVMQVGRTAFVVVYLNPNQPMDGAAIDLIRERIEERCRELLAMPVRSEVILTATPPFSTTGAS; translated from the coding sequence ATGCCGCTTGCCCCGCTTAAAGCGCGTCAAATTGAACGGCGCTCACTGCGCATCGGGGTTTATGCCAGCGCCTGTATGGCGGTCGCTGGTGTTTGCGTTCATGTGCTTTCAGGGTCGTATGCCCTTCTCCTCGATGGGCTTTATTCCGCGGTGATGGTGGGCTCAGGTCTTGTCGCTTCGAGGATTAGCCGCAATGTGGTTCGTCCCCCGGACAGGGCCTATCCCTATGGCTACGACGGTCAAGAAGCGTTGTACGTCCTCTTCCGCTCACTGGTCCTAATTGGTGTCCTCAGCTTTGCGGCCATGAGTGGTCTGAGCACCTTGATTGATTACGCCAGCGGCCGTGCCATTGCCGTGGTCACGCTCGGGCCCGTGGCGCTTTACTCCACCTCGATGGTGGCGATTTGCTGGGGTTTGGCATGGCGCCATCACCACGATTGGATTCGCTCCGGTCGTCAGTCTCAATTGCTGTTGATGGAAGCGAAGGCCGCGAAAATGGATGCCTTAATCAGCGGGCTGACGGGCATTGCATTGCTGGGCTCACCGCTGCTCAAGGGAACCCCCCTGGCCGCCATCAGCCCGATCACCGATTCGCTGTTGGTGTTGGTGGTCAGCTTGGTCATCCTGAAAGACCCTTTGCAGTCCTTTTTGAATGCGCTCGGACAGGCTGCTGGTGCATCGGCAGAAACGGAGGTTGTTCGCAGCACTCGACTCGCTTTGGAAGATTTGCTGGCCGGGTTGTCGTGTTGGCTGCTCGACCTCACCGTGATGCAGGTGGGGCGTACAGCCTTTGTGGTGGTGTATCTCAACCCAAATCAACCGATGGATGGTGCAGCCATCGATCTGATCCGAGAACGAATCGAGGAGCGCTGCCGGGAGCTTTTAGCCATGCCGGTGAGATCAGAGGTGATTTTGACCGCCACTCCTCCCTTCTCCACGACCGGCGCCTCCTAG
- the crtH gene encoding carotenoid isomerase, translating to MPDWDVIVIGSGIGGLVTASQLAAKGAKTLVLERYLIPGGSGGSFRREGYTFDVGASMIFGFGEKGHTNLLTRALADVGQHCATVPDAVQLEYHLPDGLTMAVDRDYDDFITRMSARFPHEAKGIRAFYETCWQVFRCLDAMPLLSLEDPAYLAKVFFKAPLACLGLARWLPFNVGDVAKKHIKDEDLLRLIDMECFCWSVMPADRTPMINAGMVFSDRHAGGINYPKGGVGVIAEKLVAGLEANGGEIRYKHRVTNVLIVQGEAVGVRLADGEELRARRIVSNATRWDTFAGEGSAQSTLVGPEHTPAAETTWRKRYQPSSSFLSLHLGIDASVVPPGFHCHHLLLEDWAEMESEQGVVFVSMPSLLDPSLAPAGRDILHTFTQSDMRHWKGLSPSAYAEKKQQDADRLIDRLEALIPGLKSAIEFKEIGTPRTHRRFLGRMGGSYGPVPATRLPGLLPMPFNRTGLKNLYCVGDSCFPGQGLNAVAFSGYACSHRIGADLGLNPWSLPA from the coding sequence ATGCCTGACTGGGATGTAATCGTCATCGGATCCGGGATCGGTGGCCTGGTCACAGCATCACAACTGGCTGCGAAGGGGGCGAAGACGTTGGTCCTCGAGCGCTATCTGATTCCAGGCGGGTCTGGTGGGAGCTTTCGCAGAGAGGGATACACCTTTGATGTTGGTGCGTCGATGATTTTTGGATTTGGAGAGAAGGGGCACACCAACCTGCTCACGAGAGCGTTGGCGGACGTCGGCCAACACTGCGCGACGGTTCCTGACGCTGTGCAGCTGGAATACCATCTTCCAGATGGCCTCACGATGGCCGTAGACAGGGACTACGACGATTTCATCACGCGAATGAGTGCCCGCTTCCCCCATGAAGCCAAGGGGATTCGCGCTTTTTACGAGACCTGCTGGCAGGTGTTTCGTTGTTTAGATGCGATGCCATTGCTGTCTTTGGAGGATCCTGCCTATCTCGCCAAAGTTTTTTTTAAGGCCCCATTGGCTTGTCTTGGTCTGGCGCGGTGGCTTCCTTTCAATGTTGGAGATGTGGCGAAAAAGCACATCAAGGATGAGGATCTCTTGCGTCTGATCGATATGGAATGTTTCTGCTGGTCGGTGATGCCAGCAGATCGCACACCCATGATCAATGCCGGCATGGTGTTCTCCGATCGTCATGCTGGCGGCATTAATTATCCGAAAGGGGGTGTCGGTGTCATCGCCGAAAAACTCGTGGCTGGTTTGGAAGCCAATGGCGGCGAAATTCGCTACAAACATCGCGTCACCAACGTTCTGATTGTGCAGGGTGAGGCTGTTGGCGTTCGGCTTGCTGATGGTGAGGAGCTAAGAGCAAGACGGATCGTGAGCAACGCCACGCGCTGGGACACCTTCGCTGGAGAAGGATCAGCACAGTCAACGCTGGTTGGTCCGGAGCACACCCCAGCCGCTGAAACCACTTGGCGCAAGCGCTACCAGCCCTCTTCATCATTCCTTTCCCTCCATCTCGGCATCGACGCTTCAGTGGTTCCCCCTGGTTTTCACTGTCACCACCTCTTGCTTGAAGACTGGGCTGAGATGGAATCCGAGCAAGGTGTGGTGTTCGTTTCGATGCCATCGCTTCTGGATCCTTCGTTGGCTCCAGCTGGACGAGACATCCTGCACACCTTTACCCAGAGCGATATGCGCCATTGGAAAGGTTTGTCCCCAAGCGCTTATGCCGAGAAGAAACAGCAGGATGCCGATCGCTTGATCGATCGTCTGGAAGCTCTTATCCCCGGCTTGAAGAGCGCCATTGAATTCAAGGAAATTGGCACACCCCGGACGCATCGTCGCTTTCTTGGCCGCATGGGTGGGAGCTATGGGCCGGTTCCTGCGACCCGACTTCCTGGCTTGTTGCCGATGCCGTTTAACCGCACCGGCCTGAAAAACCTGTATTGCGTTGGTGATTCCTGCTTCCCTGGCCAGGGGCTCAATGCCGTGGCTTTTAGTGGCTATGCCTGCAGCCACCGAATCGGCGCGGATCTTGGCCTGAATCCTTGGTCCCTTCCCGCTTAA